Below is a genomic region from Betaproteobacteria bacterium.
CCATAATAAATATCGTTTTGAGCGTACTGTTTGGCGGATTTTCCTTATTTGATATACGATGAGACATCGATAAGTATATCTATGCTGTAAAGTATATCGATGAGCTACGAATATCAGGACATTGCCAAGGCCCTCAAAGCCGCCCGTGAAAGCAAGGGCCTGAGCCAGCGCGCGCTTGCTGAAAAATCAGGCGTCCTACAGACACGGATTTCCAAGATCGAGAATGGCGCGGCGGACTTCCGGGCGTCGACCCTCGTCGCACTTGCCCGCGCGCTCGATCTGGAGCTCGCGCTGGTGCCGCGCAAGGCGGTATCCGCCGTGCAGTCGGTGGTGAGAGCAAGCGAGCCCGTGGCGGTTTCGCACGACGCCGGTGCAGCGCTCAAGGAGCTGCACCGCATACAGCAACAGTTCTCCAGCCTTGCCCAGATCGACAAGACGAGCGAGGAGTATGCGCAGTTCCAGAGATATCTGCGCGACCTCTCGAATTTCCAGCTCGATCGATCGAACCTGGACGCCTTGAGCGCGCTGCGCAAAGCGGTTCGGGCGATCGAGAACACCAACGCGACCGACTCCCTTCGTCGCGCGCTCACGGAGCTACAAACGCTGCGCAACAACCTCGCGCA
It encodes:
- a CDS encoding helix-turn-helix domain-containing protein, with the translated sequence MSYEYQDIAKALKAARESKGLSQRALAEKSGVLQTRISKIENGAADFRASTLVALARALDLELALVPRKAVSAVQSVVRASEPVAVSHDAGAALKELHRIQQQFSSLAQIDKTSEEYAQFQRYLRDLSNFQLDRSNLDALSALRKAVRAIENTNATDSLRRALTELQTLRNNLAHSAAALPRLETVKPAYRLDDEDDHG